In Halopseudomonas xinjiangensis, a single genomic region encodes these proteins:
- a CDS encoding sigma-54 dependent transcriptional regulator yields MLPNSHILLIEDCPENRRNIQVILDFLGEDAIITTSDSWTSAVEAQVEGSEAVKCVLLGRCEHSMGLPGLLAQLDKWDDAMPVISCDAGDPSAWPEHVRQRLLAILPPPLSYNQLIDALHRAQVYREIYSERARRGSQREPNLFRSLVGTSRSVQAVRMMMQQVADTEATVLILGESGTGKEVVARNLHYHSRRKDAPFVPVNCGAIPAELLESELFGHEKGAFTGAITTRAGRFELAQGGTLFLDEIGDMPLPMQVKLLRVLQERTFERVGSNKVQTADVRVIAATHKNLEDMIERGSFREDLFYRLNVFPIEMPALRERIEDLPLLLNELITRLEKEKRGSIRFSTSAILSLCQHEWPGNVRELANLVERMAIMHPHGVIGVNELPRKFRYVEDDHEDLRSQREDDDDERGEAFNGLVGLNSPAFLPPEGLDLKEYLGGLEQTLIQQALDESAGVVARAAERLQIRRTTLVEKMRKYGINRGVEMSED; encoded by the coding sequence ATGCTGCCAAACTCTCATATCTTGTTAATCGAAGATTGCCCGGAAAATCGGCGCAATATTCAGGTCATTCTCGATTTCCTCGGCGAAGACGCCATCATCACCACTTCGGACTCCTGGACTTCTGCCGTTGAGGCACAGGTTGAAGGTTCCGAAGCGGTAAAGTGCGTTCTGTTAGGCCGTTGCGAGCACAGCATGGGCCTGCCCGGATTGCTGGCCCAGCTGGACAAGTGGGACGATGCGATGCCGGTGATCTCCTGCGATGCGGGCGATCCTTCCGCCTGGCCTGAGCACGTTCGGCAGCGACTGCTCGCGATCCTGCCGCCGCCGCTTAGCTACAATCAGCTTATCGATGCCTTGCATCGCGCTCAGGTGTATCGCGAGATCTATAGCGAACGCGCCCGCCGTGGTAGCCAGCGCGAGCCCAACCTGTTCCGCAGCCTCGTAGGTACGAGCCGCAGCGTACAGGCTGTCCGCATGATGATGCAGCAGGTCGCCGATACCGAAGCCACCGTACTGATCCTGGGCGAGTCGGGGACCGGCAAGGAAGTGGTTGCGCGGAATCTGCATTATCACTCCCGTCGCAAGGATGCCCCGTTCGTACCGGTCAACTGCGGCGCGATTCCTGCCGAGCTGCTCGAGAGTGAGTTGTTCGGACACGAAAAGGGTGCGTTCACCGGCGCCATCACCACCCGGGCCGGTCGCTTCGAGCTGGCCCAGGGCGGCACGCTCTTCCTCGACGAAATCGGCGACATGCCGTTGCCGATGCAGGTCAAGCTGCTGCGAGTTTTGCAGGAGCGCACCTTCGAGCGGGTGGGCAGTAACAAGGTGCAGACCGCAGATGTGCGCGTCATCGCCGCGACGCACAAGAATCTGGAAGACATGATCGAACGAGGCAGCTTCCGCGAGGACCTGTTTTACCGCCTGAACGTGTTCCCCATCGAGATGCCTGCTCTGCGTGAGCGTATCGAGGACCTGCCGCTGCTGCTCAACGAGCTGATCACGCGGCTGGAGAAGGAAAAGCGCGGCTCGATCCGGTTTTCCACATCAGCGATCCTTTCGCTCTGCCAGCACGAATGGCCCGGCAACGTCCGCGAATTGGCCAACCTTGTCGAGCGGATGGCGATCATGCATCCGCATGGCGTGATCGGCGTGAACGAGCTTCCGCGCAAATTTCGCTATGTCGAGGATGATCACGAAGACCTCCGCTCGCAGCGGGAAGATGATGATGATGAGCGGGGCGAGGCCTTCAACGGTTTGGTCGGGCTGAACAGCCCGGCATTCCTGCCGCCGGAAGGTCTGGATCTGAAGGAGTATCTTGGCGGGCTGGAACAGACGCTGATCCAGCAGGCGTTGGACGAGTCGGCCGGTGTCGTCGCACGCGCTGCAGAGCGTTTGCAAATTCGGCGAACCACCTTGGTGGAAAAGATGCGCAAGTACGGTATCAACCGCGGCGTAGAGATGTCAGAAGACTGA
- a CDS encoding sensor histidine kinase — protein MSVTAHNLPQATSELAQASEATDDQERARLERAYEQFSRVSGQLSASYALLEEQVASLKSQLADVSQQRTRELAEKARLAGRLQNLLDLLPGGVVVMDGRGVVREANPAARELLGEPLEGMLWRDLIRDRFAPREDDYHEVSLRSGRRVSMATRSLVGEPGQLILLTDLTETRALQSQLARHERLSALGRMVASLAHQIRTPLSTAMLYASHLTDPTLAEENRTRFSARLKGRLESIEQQVRDMLIFARGDLPINDSVKVGDWFALLRQQAEPLIEQGGARCIWQDRCPPGYKLRCNTETLIGAITNLIDNAIQAGGSHARLKVSLRLISGQLSICIVDAGRGMTPAQLSRIGEPFFTTRAQGTGLGVSVVKAVAHAHGGSFYMRSKANWGTCAELLLPLREAQA, from the coding sequence ATGTCGGTCACAGCTCACAACCTGCCGCAGGCAACCAGCGAACTCGCGCAGGCCAGCGAAGCTACCGATGATCAGGAGCGCGCCCGGCTGGAGCGGGCGTACGAGCAGTTCAGTCGCGTATCCGGTCAGCTCTCCGCCTCCTATGCGTTGCTCGAAGAGCAGGTCGCCTCACTCAAGTCGCAGCTCGCGGATGTCAGTCAACAGCGTACCCGTGAACTGGCAGAAAAAGCGCGTCTGGCGGGGCGGCTGCAGAATCTTCTCGATCTTCTGCCTGGTGGCGTCGTGGTCATGGATGGTCGCGGCGTCGTCCGCGAGGCGAACCCGGCCGCACGTGAGCTGCTCGGGGAGCCTCTCGAAGGAATGCTCTGGCGGGATCTGATTCGTGACCGCTTTGCCCCCCGTGAAGACGATTATCACGAGGTATCGCTGCGCAGCGGTCGCCGCGTGTCGATGGCTACGCGTTCGCTGGTTGGCGAGCCAGGCCAGCTGATCCTGTTGACCGATCTGACCGAGACACGCGCGCTTCAGAGTCAGCTAGCGAGGCACGAACGGCTTTCTGCCCTGGGCCGCATGGTCGCTTCCCTCGCTCATCAGATCCGTACACCGCTGTCCACTGCCATGCTCTACGCGAGTCATCTCACTGATCCGACACTGGCCGAAGAGAACCGCACGCGCTTCAGCGCCAGGCTGAAGGGTCGGCTGGAAAGCATCGAGCAACAGGTCCGTGACATGCTGATCTTTGCCAGAGGCGACCTTCCGATCAATGACAGCGTTAAGGTCGGAGACTGGTTCGCGCTGCTCCGGCAGCAGGCCGAGCCTTTGATCGAGCAGGGCGGAGCACGCTGCATCTGGCAAGACCGGTGCCCACCCGGGTACAAGCTCCGATGCAATACCGAGACGCTCATCGGAGCGATAACCAATCTGATAGACAACGCCATCCAGGCTGGCGGGAGCCATGCCCGCCTCAAGGTTAGCCTGCGCCTGATTAGCGGCCAGCTGAGCATCTGCATCGTCGATGCCGGTCGAGGCATGACGCCAGCGCAATTGTCCCGGATTGGTGAGCCTTTCTTCACCACCCGTGCGCAGGGCACCGGGCTTGGCGTATCCGTTGTGAAAGCGGTGGCGCACGCGCACGGCGGCTCGTTCTACATGCGCAGCAAGGCCAATTGGGGCACCTGTGCCGAGCTGTTGCTGCCGCTCAGAGAGGCCCAGGCATGA
- a CDS encoding sigma-54-dependent transcriptional regulator, with protein sequence MTVKLARILLVEDDRDLREALSDTLSLGGHAHIEAPDAETALKLLQREPVSLVVSDVNMPGMDGHMLLRQVREHHPHIPVLLMTAYGTVQQAVTAMRDGAVDYLVKPFEPRALLDLVAQHSQGRLPSPAGEGPVAVEPTSQQLLQLAARVAASESTVLISGESGTGKEVLARYIHQHSARSAQPFIAINCAAIPDNMLEATLFGHEKGAFTGAVAAQPGKFEQANGGTILLDEISEMPLGLQAKLLRVLQEREVERVGGRKLIELDIRVIATTNRDLLAEVSAGRFREDLYYRLGVFPLQWQALRMRTGDILPIAERLLDKHSRKMNQPRPRLAPDAQQALTAHAWPGNVRELDNAVQRALILQQGGVIHAQDLCLSTAPGAAIFPTVAPPEPSVLAAAAVPEVAEVRSGSLGAGVKQREYQLIMDVLRAEQGRRKEAAERLGISPRTLRYKLAQMRDAGYPVEA encoded by the coding sequence ATGACCGTGAAGCTCGCACGCATCCTGCTGGTGGAAGATGATCGTGATCTACGTGAAGCCCTGTCGGACACCCTTTCCCTGGGCGGACACGCACACATCGAAGCGCCGGATGCCGAAACCGCGCTCAAATTGCTGCAGCGCGAACCGGTGTCGCTAGTGGTCAGTGACGTGAATATGCCTGGCATGGACGGCCATATGCTGCTGCGGCAGGTGCGTGAACATCATCCGCACATCCCGGTGTTGCTGATGACGGCGTATGGAACGGTGCAGCAGGCGGTGACGGCGATGCGTGACGGTGCCGTGGATTATCTGGTCAAGCCGTTCGAGCCCCGCGCCCTGCTCGACCTCGTTGCCCAGCACAGCCAGGGCCGCCTGCCCTCGCCTGCGGGGGAGGGGCCGGTGGCAGTGGAGCCGACAAGCCAGCAGCTTTTGCAACTGGCCGCACGCGTCGCTGCCAGCGAATCGACGGTGTTGATCTCCGGTGAGTCGGGTACCGGGAAAGAGGTGCTTGCGCGCTACATTCATCAGCACTCGGCGCGTTCCGCCCAGCCGTTCATCGCCATCAACTGCGCAGCGATTCCGGACAACATGCTGGAAGCCACACTGTTTGGCCATGAAAAGGGTGCGTTCACCGGGGCGGTAGCCGCGCAGCCGGGCAAGTTCGAGCAGGCCAATGGCGGCACCATACTGCTCGACGAGATTTCCGAAATGCCCCTTGGCCTGCAGGCCAAACTGCTTCGGGTCTTGCAGGAGCGAGAGGTCGAACGGGTAGGGGGGCGCAAGCTGATCGAGCTGGACATCCGCGTTATTGCTACCACCAACCGCGATCTGCTGGCCGAGGTCTCTGCCGGGCGGTTCCGTGAAGATCTTTACTATCGTCTCGGCGTGTTTCCGTTGCAATGGCAGGCGCTGCGTATGCGGACCGGCGATATTTTGCCGATTGCCGAACGTCTGCTCGACAAGCACAGCCGCAAGATGAACCAGCCCAGGCCGCGGCTGGCTCCTGATGCGCAGCAGGCGCTGACCGCGCATGCCTGGCCCGGAAACGTTCGCGAACTGGATAACGCCGTTCAGCGTGCGTTGATCCTGCAACAGGGCGGGGTGATCCACGCGCAGGACCTGTGCCTGAGCACAGCGCCCGGTGCCGCCATTTTTCCGACAGTCGCGCCGCCCGAGCCGTCAGTGCTTGCCGCTGCGGCAGTGCCGGAGGTAGCGGAGGTACGCTCCGGCAGTCTCGGCGCCGGTGTGAAACAGCGCGAATATCAATTGATCATGGATGTGCTGCGGGCCGAGCAGGGCCGCCGCAAGGAGGCGGCCGAACGCCTTGGCATCAGCCCGCGCACGCTGCGCTACAAACTCGCGCAGATGCGGGATGCTGGATACCCTGTCGAAGCCTAA
- the fliE gene encoding flagellar hook-basal body complex protein FliE, producing the protein MTQGVEFNRLMLQMRTMQMEAMSKPQAPAQIDRNVNESAFGDMLSQAVNRVNELQKTTSDLQTGYERGEPGIDLTEVMIASQKSSVAFQAATQVRNKLITAYEDIMKMPI; encoded by the coding sequence ATGACTCAGGGTGTTGAATTCAATCGTCTGATGCTGCAAATGCGCACCATGCAAATGGAAGCCATGAGCAAGCCGCAGGCGCCTGCCCAGATCGACAGGAACGTCAACGAGTCGGCTTTCGGCGACATGCTTTCGCAGGCGGTCAATCGCGTCAACGAACTACAGAAAACCACTAGCGATCTGCAGACCGGTTATGAGCGCGGCGAGCCTGGCATCGACCTCACCGAAGTGATGATCGCCTCGCAGAAATCCAGCGTGGCATTTCAGGCTGCGACTCAGGTCCGCAACAAGTTGATCACCGCGTACGAAGACATCATGAAGATGCCGATCTGA
- the fliF gene encoding flagellar basal-body MS-ring/collar protein FliF, which yields MEATPNTPATRGAPAVETERKPLLGLSFLENLSQLPLLRQFGLLIGLAASVAIGFAVVLWSQQPDYRPLYGSMENYDAAQVVDILQQARIEYKVEPNSGALLVRTEHLADARLRLASAGVTQRDANLGFEILDREQGLGSSQFMETTRYRRGLEGELARTISSLNNIKGARVHIAMPRTTVFVRDDRKPSASVLLEMYAGRGIEPAQVMAIVNLVATSVPELSKDQVTVVDQNGNLLSDQAELSELTIAGRQFDHTRRLEDTYTRRVHNILQPVLGTGRYKAEVSADVDFSAIESTAETFSPESAVRSEQVLSEQRATGQGPQGVPGALANQPPGAVQVPEQVVDPETGEPIAAPQPRDVREQSTRNYELDRQISYTRQQQGRLRRLSVAVVVDDPVQVNAETGESTRVPLSEAEIARLTRLVQDAVGYDASRGDSVSVINSAFVAQSVAEELPEIPFWSQPWFWDIAKQFLGILFVLILVFGVLRPVLKNLTTSSKPMTAGAGYPAELDDIGGIGDDLREDRVSLSGPVGAPVMLPAPGAGYEQQLNAIKGLLAEDPGRVAQVVKEWINDDE from the coding sequence ATGGAAGCCACCCCCAACACCCCAGCCACTCGCGGCGCGCCGGCTGTCGAAACCGAGCGGAAGCCGCTGCTGGGCCTGAGCTTTCTGGAAAACCTGTCGCAACTGCCGCTGCTGCGCCAGTTCGGTCTGCTGATCGGACTTGCCGCCAGCGTGGCGATCGGTTTCGCCGTGGTGTTGTGGTCTCAGCAGCCGGACTACCGTCCGTTGTACGGCAGCATGGAAAATTACGACGCTGCGCAGGTCGTCGATATCCTCCAACAGGCGCGCATCGAATATAAGGTCGAGCCCAATAGCGGTGCGCTGCTGGTGCGTACCGAGCATCTGGCGGATGCCCGTTTGCGTCTGGCCAGCGCCGGCGTGACCCAGCGTGACGCCAACCTCGGTTTCGAGATTCTCGACCGTGAACAGGGGCTCGGCTCGAGCCAGTTCATGGAGACCACGCGCTATCGTCGCGGCCTGGAAGGTGAGTTGGCGCGGACCATTTCCAGCCTGAACAACATCAAGGGCGCTCGCGTTCACATCGCCATGCCGCGCACCACCGTGTTCGTGCGTGACGACCGCAAGCCAAGTGCCTCGGTACTGTTGGAAATGTACGCAGGTCGCGGCATCGAACCTGCTCAGGTCATGGCGATCGTCAATCTCGTGGCCACCAGTGTGCCGGAGCTGTCCAAGGATCAGGTGACCGTTGTTGATCAGAATGGCAACCTGCTGTCGGACCAGGCCGAGCTCAGCGAGCTGACCATCGCCGGTCGCCAGTTCGACCATACCCGTCGTTTGGAAGACACCTATACCCGCCGCGTGCACAACATCCTGCAGCCGGTGCTGGGCACTGGCCGTTACAAGGCCGAAGTGTCCGCGGACGTGGACTTCAGCGCCATCGAATCGACCGCCGAAACCTTCAGTCCCGAATCGGCCGTACGCAGTGAGCAGGTGCTTAGCGAGCAGCGTGCGACCGGGCAGGGTCCTCAGGGCGTGCCTGGCGCGCTGGCCAATCAGCCGCCTGGCGCGGTGCAGGTGCCCGAGCAGGTCGTCGATCCCGAAACCGGTGAACCGATTGCCGCGCCGCAGCCGCGCGACGTCCGCGAGCAGAGCACTCGCAATTACGAGCTCGATCGTCAGATCAGCTACACCCGCCAGCAGCAGGGCCGGTTGCGTCGGCTTTCCGTCGCTGTGGTCGTCGACGATCCGGTCCAGGTGAATGCGGAAACCGGTGAATCCACCCGTGTGCCCCTGAGCGAAGCCGAGATCGCCCGCCTGACCCGTCTGGTCCAGGATGCTGTGGGATACGATGCCAGCCGCGGCGATAGCGTCAGTGTGATCAACAGTGCCTTCGTGGCGCAGAGCGTCGCCGAAGAATTGCCGGAGATACCGTTCTGGTCGCAACCCTGGTTCTGGGACATCGCCAAACAGTTCCTCGGTATACTTTTCGTCCTGATACTGGTTTTCGGCGTGCTGCGTCCGGTGCTCAAGAACCTCACTACCAGCAGCAAGCCGATGACGGCCGGCGCGGGCTACCCGGCGGAGCTCGACGATATTGGCGGCATCGGCGACGATCTGCGCGAAGACCGCGTTAGTCTATCCGGCCCGGTAGGCGCTCCGGTGATGTTGCCCGCTCCGGGCGCGGGCTATGAACAGCAACTAAATGCGATCAAAGGTCTTCTGGCAGAAGACCCAGGCCGTGTCGCCCAGGTAGTCAAAGAGTGGATCAACGACGATGAATGA
- the fliG gene encoding flagellar motor switch protein FliG → MNEEAKRPQKLSKLDKAAIFLLSLGESDAAALLKHMGPKEVQRVGSAMAGLRTVQREQVQQVMGDFIEVVGEQTGLGVGADNYIRKMLTQALGEDKASNLVDRILLGGSTSGLDSLKWMEPRAVADVIRYEHPQIQAIVVAYLDPDMAAEVIGYFDHKVRLDVLLRVASLNTVQPSALKELNEILEKQFAGNSNTIRANMGGVKRTADIMNFLETTTESQLIEAIREIDEDLSTKIEDLMFVFDNLADVDDRGIQALLREVSSEVLIVALKGADETIKDKIFRNMSKRASELLQDDLEAKGPVRISEVEAAQKEILTIARRMADAGEIVLGGKGGEEMI, encoded by the coding sequence ATGAATGAAGAAGCCAAACGCCCGCAGAAGCTTTCCAAGCTCGACAAGGCGGCCATCTTCCTGCTCAGTCTGGGTGAGTCCGACGCCGCGGCGCTTCTCAAGCACATGGGGCCGAAGGAAGTACAGCGAGTGGGCAGCGCCATGGCAGGCCTGCGCACCGTGCAGCGCGAGCAGGTTCAACAGGTCATGGGTGACTTCATCGAGGTGGTCGGTGAACAGACCGGCCTGGGCGTGGGTGCGGACAATTACATTCGAAAGATGCTCACCCAGGCGCTGGGCGAGGACAAGGCGAGCAACCTGGTCGATCGTATTCTGCTCGGCGGCAGTACCTCGGGCCTGGACAGCCTGAAGTGGATGGAGCCACGCGCGGTGGCCGACGTAATTCGTTACGAGCATCCGCAGATCCAGGCGATCGTCGTGGCCTACCTCGACCCGGACATGGCGGCCGAGGTCATCGGTTACTTCGATCACAAGGTGCGCCTCGACGTGCTGCTGCGAGTGGCCTCGCTCAACACCGTACAGCCGTCGGCACTCAAGGAGCTCAACGAGATTCTGGAAAAGCAGTTTGCCGGCAACTCGAACACCATTCGCGCAAATATGGGCGGTGTGAAGCGCACTGCCGATATCATGAACTTCCTCGAAACCACGACCGAATCGCAGCTGATCGAGGCGATTCGCGAGATCGACGAGGATCTCTCGACCAAGATCGAAGACCTCATGTTCGTCTTCGACAACCTGGCCGATGTCGACGACCGCGGTATTCAGGCACTGCTGCGCGAAGTATCCTCCGAGGTGCTCATTGTCGCGCTCAAGGGCGCAGACGAGACCATCAAGGACAAGATCTTCCGCAACATGTCCAAGCGTGCTTCCGAGCTGCTGCAGGACGACCTTGAAGCCAAGGGGCCGGTGCGCATCAGCGAAGTGGAAGCGGCGCAGAAAGAGATTCTTACCATCGCGCGGCGCATGGCCGACGCCGGCGAGATTGTCCTCGGTGGCAAGGGCGGCGAGGAAATGATCTGA
- the fliH gene encoding flagellar assembly protein FliH, with product MADKPDSELIRGASPTAYALWNLPSFDAEPLQVPLETAEPDAADETVIELPEEVEEAPKPFTVEELEQIREEAYNEGFAAGERDGFHSGQIKGQQEAKTRLDVRLGEIEALMSQLMEPMHEQDEQIEDMLLKLVETMVRQVIQRELLTDSSQIVRVLRGALKALPMGAGNIRIYLNPADFEAVKALRERHEESWRLLEDDALLPGGCRVETEHSQVDATLETRLAQIIEQLFEERREQRAHPPEPDMTLVATPGPNNP from the coding sequence ATGGCCGACAAACCCGACAGCGAACTGATCCGTGGCGCAAGCCCGACCGCCTACGCCTTGTGGAACCTGCCCAGCTTCGACGCCGAGCCGCTGCAGGTGCCGCTGGAAACAGCGGAGCCGGACGCTGCGGACGAGACGGTGATCGAACTTCCCGAAGAGGTGGAAGAAGCACCCAAGCCGTTCACGGTTGAAGAGCTCGAGCAGATCCGCGAGGAAGCGTACAACGAGGGCTTTGCTGCGGGCGAGCGTGACGGTTTCCATTCGGGGCAGATCAAGGGGCAGCAGGAGGCCAAGACTCGCCTGGACGTTCGTCTCGGTGAAATCGAAGCCCTGATGAGCCAACTGATGGAACCCATGCACGAGCAGGACGAGCAGATTGAAGATATGTTGCTCAAGCTCGTCGAAACCATGGTTCGTCAGGTCATCCAGCGCGAACTGCTGACCGACTCCAGCCAGATTGTCCGTGTGCTGCGCGGCGCGCTCAAGGCGTTGCCGATGGGCGCCGGCAATATCCGCATCTACCTCAATCCGGCCGACTTCGAGGCGGTGAAGGCGCTGCGAGAGCGGCACGAGGAAAGCTGGCGCCTGCTCGAGGACGACGCGCTACTGCCCGGTGGCTGTCGCGTCGAAACCGAACATAGCCAGGTGGATGCCACGCTTGAGACGCGGCTGGCGCAGATCATCGAGCAGCTATTCGAGGAGCGCCGGGAGCAGCGCGCTCACCCGCCCGAGCCTGATATGACGCTCGTGGCAACGCCCGGCCCGAACAATCCATGA
- the fliI gene encoding flagellar protein export ATPase FliI: MTSPERVSFAKRLSRYPGALKLADEPVVEGRLIRMVGLTLEAEGCKAPVGSRCLVISETPAGQSQIEAEVMGFAGSKIYLMPVDSLQGVQPGARVVPSAGGGKLPMGFSMLGRVVDGIGRPLDGKGMFKADDWVDLNGPVINPLKRHPIEDTLDVGICAINSLLTVGRGQRLGLFAGSGVGKSMLLGMMTRFTDADITIVGLVGERGREVKEFIEQILGEKGMARSVVVASPADDAPLMRLRAAMYCTRIAEYFRDQGKNVLLLMDSLTRFAQAQREIALAIGEPPATKGYPPSVFAKLPALVERAGNAEQGGGSITAFYTVLSEGDDQQDPIADASRAILDGHVVLSRRLAEEGHYPAIDIEASISRAMPQIVSQEYLQKAQLFKQMYARYQQSRDLISVGAYSAGSDPLTDRAIHKMPSMQSFLRQNLHTSVPLPDSQAALEKLVSNE; encoded by the coding sequence ATGACTTCGCCGGAGCGCGTCAGCTTTGCCAAACGCCTTTCACGCTACCCCGGCGCGCTGAAACTGGCGGACGAACCGGTCGTCGAGGGTCGGCTGATCCGCATGGTCGGATTGACGCTCGAGGCTGAAGGGTGCAAGGCGCCGGTCGGCAGCCGTTGTCTGGTGATCAGTGAAACGCCGGCGGGCCAGAGCCAGATCGAAGCCGAGGTGATGGGTTTTGCCGGGAGCAAGATCTACTTGATGCCGGTCGACAGTCTGCAGGGCGTGCAGCCCGGTGCACGGGTCGTGCCGTCGGCTGGCGGCGGCAAGCTGCCGATGGGATTCAGCATGCTTGGCCGCGTCGTGGACGGTATCGGCCGGCCACTGGATGGCAAGGGCATGTTTAAGGCCGACGACTGGGTCGACCTGAACGGTCCGGTGATCAATCCGCTCAAGCGTCACCCCATCGAGGACACGCTGGATGTGGGTATTTGCGCGATCAACAGCCTGCTGACCGTGGGCCGCGGCCAGCGCCTGGGCCTGTTCGCCGGCAGCGGCGTGGGTAAGTCCATGTTGCTCGGCATGATGACGCGCTTTACCGACGCGGATATCACCATTGTCGGTCTGGTTGGCGAACGTGGGCGCGAGGTGAAGGAGTTCATCGAGCAGATCCTTGGCGAGAAGGGCATGGCCCGCTCGGTGGTGGTGGCGTCGCCCGCAGACGATGCGCCGCTGATGCGCCTGCGTGCCGCCATGTATTGCACGCGTATCGCTGAATACTTCCGTGATCAGGGCAAGAACGTGCTGCTGCTCATGGATTCGTTGACCCGCTTCGCCCAGGCGCAGCGCGAAATTGCCTTGGCGATCGGCGAACCTCCAGCGACCAAGGGCTATCCGCCTTCGGTATTCGCCAAATTGCCGGCACTGGTGGAGCGGGCTGGCAATGCCGAGCAGGGCGGCGGCTCGATCACTGCGTTCTATACCGTCCTGTCCGAGGGCGACGATCAGCAGGATCCGATCGCCGATGCCTCCCGGGCGATTCTTGACGGCCACGTCGTGCTCTCCCGACGACTGGCGGAGGAAGGGCATTATCCGGCCATCGACATTGAAGCTTCGATCAGCCGCGCGATGCCGCAGATCGTCAGCCAGGAGTATCTGCAAAAGGCGCAGCTGTTCAAGCAGATGTACGCACGCTACCAGCAAAGCCGCGATCTGATCAGCGTTGGGGCCTACTCGGCCGGCTCCGACCCGCTCACGGACAGAGCCATCCACAAGATGCCTTCCATGCAGAGCTTTCTGCGCCAGAATCTGCACACCAGCGTACCCCTACCTGATAGCCAGGCCGCGCTTGAAAAGCTGGTAAGCAATGAGTGA
- the fliJ gene encoding flagellar export protein FliJ, whose amino-acid sequence MSESRIRRLAPVVEMAVDEERKAAARLGESQKQVEDARTRLRDLEFYCSEYEKGWTQRGSQGVGRDWLLNYQRFMAQMQTAIEQQTQTVKWHETSLDKVREQWRQRYQRVEALRKLIERYQQEARTRADRQEQKLLDELSQRAFDSRRSNS is encoded by the coding sequence ATGAGTGAAAGCCGGATCCGCCGCCTTGCGCCAGTCGTGGAGATGGCCGTCGATGAGGAGCGCAAGGCTGCGGCCCGCCTGGGCGAAAGCCAGAAGCAGGTCGAGGATGCCAGGACGCGCCTGCGCGATCTCGAATTTTATTGCAGCGAATACGAGAAGGGCTGGACCCAGCGCGGCAGCCAGGGTGTCGGCCGCGACTGGCTGCTGAATTACCAGCGATTCATGGCGCAGATGCAAACCGCCATTGAGCAGCAGACGCAGACCGTCAAGTGGCACGAGACCAGCCTGGACAAGGTGCGCGAGCAATGGCGGCAGCGCTACCAGCGTGTCGAGGCGCTGCGCAAGCTGATCGAGCGCTATCAGCAGGAAGCGCGGACCCGAGCCGACCGTCAGGAGCAGAAATTGCTCGATGAATTGTCACAGCGCGCATTCGACTCTCGTCGTAGCAACTCCTGA
- a CDS encoding STAS domain-containing protein, which translates to MPIQANLSNDGQVLTIRVSGRFDFGAHQDFREAYERSGLTPQRYVVDLQDTDYIDSSALGMLLLLRDHAGGDSAMIQIIHCNPDVRKVFAISNFEQLFAIE; encoded by the coding sequence ATGCCGATTCAGGCCAACCTGTCTAACGATGGTCAGGTCTTGACCATCCGCGTAAGCGGGCGTTTCGACTTCGGTGCCCACCAGGACTTTCGTGAGGCGTACGAGCGTAGCGGCCTGACACCGCAACGCTATGTCGTGGACCTGCAGGACACCGATTACATCGACAGCTCCGCGCTCGGCATGCTCTTGCTGTTGCGAGACCACGCGGGTGGCGACTCGGCGATGATTCAGATCATTCATTGCAACCCCGACGTGCGCAAGGTTTTCGCGATATCCAACTTCGAACAACTGTTCGCGATCGAGTAG